One genomic region from Harpia harpyja isolate bHarHar1 chromosome 1, bHarHar1 primary haplotype, whole genome shotgun sequence encodes:
- the STAM gene encoding signal transducing adapter molecule 1 isoform X1, with protein MPLFATNPFDQDVEKATSEMNTAEDWGLILDICDKVGQSRTGPKDCLRSIMKRVNHKDPHVAMQALTLLGACVSNCGKIFHLEVCSRDFASEVSNVLNKGHPKVCEKLKALMVEWTDEFKNDPQLSLISAMIKNLKEQGVTFPAIGSQAAEQAKASPALVAKDPGTAANKKEEEDLAKAIELSLKEQRQQQTTLSSLYPSTSSLLTNHKHEGRKVRAIYDFEAAEDNELTFKAGELITILDDSDPNWWKGETHQGIGLFPSNFVTADLSAEPEMMKVEKKTVQFSDEVQVETIEPEPEPVYIDEDKMDQLLQMLQSADPSDDQPDLPELLHLEAMCHQMGPLIDEKLEDIDRKHSELSELNVKAMEALSLYNKLMNEDPMYSMYAKLQNQQYYMQSSGVSGSQVYPGQPQSNAYLVAGSAQMGHIQGYNVPPEQLSSLSQGTVTPSASSVLPGQPAQTSYTTAMVGSVAGNTYSNQASVYSPPPATVDVAAYQNAGTNMSQVPNYNLASTPLPQTAGSQQAPPQQPQPLPPQQPQHSYSQKALL; from the exons GCCTAAGGACTGTCTCCGTTCTATTATGAAGAGAGTGAACCATAAAGATCCGCATGTTGCTATGCAAGCATTAACA cttCTAGGAGCATGTGTTTCAAACTGTGGTAAAATCTTTCATTTAGAAGTCTGTTCAAGAGATTTTGCCAGTGAAGTAAGCAATGTGTTGAATAAG GGTCATCCAAAAGTTTGTGAAAAGCTGAAAGCCCTTATGGTGGAATGGACTGATGAATTCAAGAATGACCCACAGCTTAGTTTAATATCTGCTATGATAAAAAATCTTAAGGAGCAAGGAGTTACTTTTCCAGCTATTGGTTCACAG GCTGCTGAACAGGCAAAAGCAAGTCCTGCTCTAGTTGCCAAAGATCCTGGTACAGCAGCcaacaaaaaggaagaggaggatttAGCTAAAG CTATTGAACTGTCACTAAAAGAACAAAGGCAACAGCAAACAACACTTTCCAGTTTGTATCCGAGCACCTCAAGCCTTTTAACAAATCACAAACATGAGGGCCGAAAGGTTCGTGCAATCTATGATTTTGAGGCTGCTGAAGACAACGAATTAACTTTTAAAGCTGGAGAACTTATAACTATCCTTGATGACAG tgaTCCAAATTGGTGGAAAGGTGAAACTCATCAGGGTATAGGATTGTTTCCATCTAATTTTGTAACAGCTGATCTTTCTGCTGAGCCAGAAATGA TGAAAGTTGAGAAGAAAACAGTGCAGTTCAGTGATGAAGTTCAAGTAGAGACAATAGAACCTGAGCCTGAACCAGTTTATATTGATGAA GATAAAATGGACCAACTCTTGCAGATGTTACAAAGTGCGGATCCATCTGATGACCAGCCAGACCTCCCAGAATTGCTTCATCTTGAGG CAATGTGCCACCAGATGGGACCTCTCATAGATGAAAAGTTGGAAGATATAGACAG GAAACACTCAGAACTTTCAGAGCTCAATGTTAAAGCAATGGAGGCTCTTTCTTTGTATAACAAATTGATGAATGAAGACCCAATGTATTCCATGTATGCAAAACTACAAAACCAACAGTATTATATGCAGTCATCTGGTGTTTCTGGCTCTCAG GTTTATCCAGGACAACCTCAAAGTAATGCATATTTGGTGGCAGGGAGTGCACAGATGGGCCATATTCAAGGCTATAATGTTCCTCCTGAACAACTCTCTTCTCTCAGCCAAGGCACAGTTACTCCATCTGCCAGCTCAGTACTGCCTGGTCAGCCTGCACAGACGTCTTACACAAc tgcaatgGTTGGCTCTGTTGCTGGAAATACTTACTCTAACCAGGCTTCAGTGTATAGTCCACCACCTGCTACTGTTGATGTTGCTGCTTATCAGAATGCTGGAACTAATATGTCCCAGGTGCCAAACTATAACTTAGCATCTACACCTCTGCCACAAACAGCCGGCAGTCAACAAGCACCTCCACAACAACCACAGCCTCTGCCACCTCAACAACCACAGCATAGTTACTCACAGAAGGCTCTGCTATAG
- the STAM gene encoding signal transducing adapter molecule 1 isoform X3, whose translation MNTAEDWGLILDICDKVGQSRTGPKDCLRSIMKRVNHKDPHVAMQALTLLGACVSNCGKIFHLEVCSRDFASEVSNVLNKGHPKVCEKLKALMVEWTDEFKNDPQLSLISAMIKNLKEQGVTFPAIGSQAAEQAKASPALVAKDPGTAANKKEEEDLAKAIELSLKEQRQQQTTLSSLYPSTSSLLTNHKHEGRKVRAIYDFEAAEDNELTFKAGELITILDDSDPNWWKGETHQGIGLFPSNFVTADLSAEPEMMKVEKKTVQFSDEVQVETIEPEPEPVYIDEDKMDQLLQMLQSADPSDDQPDLPELLHLEAMCHQMGPLIDEKLEDIDRKHSELSELNVKAMEALSLYNKLMNEDPMYSMYAKLQNQQYYMQSSGVSGSQVYPGQPQSNAYLVAGSAQMGHIQGYNVPPEQLSSLSQGTVTPSASSVLPGQPAQTSYTTAMVGSVAGNTYSNQASVYSPPPATVDVAAYQNAGTNMSQVPNYNLASTPLPQTAGSQQAPPQQPQPLPPQQPQHSYSQKALL comes from the exons GCCTAAGGACTGTCTCCGTTCTATTATGAAGAGAGTGAACCATAAAGATCCGCATGTTGCTATGCAAGCATTAACA cttCTAGGAGCATGTGTTTCAAACTGTGGTAAAATCTTTCATTTAGAAGTCTGTTCAAGAGATTTTGCCAGTGAAGTAAGCAATGTGTTGAATAAG GGTCATCCAAAAGTTTGTGAAAAGCTGAAAGCCCTTATGGTGGAATGGACTGATGAATTCAAGAATGACCCACAGCTTAGTTTAATATCTGCTATGATAAAAAATCTTAAGGAGCAAGGAGTTACTTTTCCAGCTATTGGTTCACAG GCTGCTGAACAGGCAAAAGCAAGTCCTGCTCTAGTTGCCAAAGATCCTGGTACAGCAGCcaacaaaaaggaagaggaggatttAGCTAAAG CTATTGAACTGTCACTAAAAGAACAAAGGCAACAGCAAACAACACTTTCCAGTTTGTATCCGAGCACCTCAAGCCTTTTAACAAATCACAAACATGAGGGCCGAAAGGTTCGTGCAATCTATGATTTTGAGGCTGCTGAAGACAACGAATTAACTTTTAAAGCTGGAGAACTTATAACTATCCTTGATGACAG tgaTCCAAATTGGTGGAAAGGTGAAACTCATCAGGGTATAGGATTGTTTCCATCTAATTTTGTAACAGCTGATCTTTCTGCTGAGCCAGAAATGA TGAAAGTTGAGAAGAAAACAGTGCAGTTCAGTGATGAAGTTCAAGTAGAGACAATAGAACCTGAGCCTGAACCAGTTTATATTGATGAA GATAAAATGGACCAACTCTTGCAGATGTTACAAAGTGCGGATCCATCTGATGACCAGCCAGACCTCCCAGAATTGCTTCATCTTGAGG CAATGTGCCACCAGATGGGACCTCTCATAGATGAAAAGTTGGAAGATATAGACAG GAAACACTCAGAACTTTCAGAGCTCAATGTTAAAGCAATGGAGGCTCTTTCTTTGTATAACAAATTGATGAATGAAGACCCAATGTATTCCATGTATGCAAAACTACAAAACCAACAGTATTATATGCAGTCATCTGGTGTTTCTGGCTCTCAG GTTTATCCAGGACAACCTCAAAGTAATGCATATTTGGTGGCAGGGAGTGCACAGATGGGCCATATTCAAGGCTATAATGTTCCTCCTGAACAACTCTCTTCTCTCAGCCAAGGCACAGTTACTCCATCTGCCAGCTCAGTACTGCCTGGTCAGCCTGCACAGACGTCTTACACAAc tgcaatgGTTGGCTCTGTTGCTGGAAATACTTACTCTAACCAGGCTTCAGTGTATAGTCCACCACCTGCTACTGTTGATGTTGCTGCTTATCAGAATGCTGGAACTAATATGTCCCAGGTGCCAAACTATAACTTAGCATCTACACCTCTGCCACAAACAGCCGGCAGTCAACAAGCACCTCCACAACAACCACAGCCTCTGCCACCTCAACAACCACAGCATAGTTACTCACAGAAGGCTCTGCTATAG
- the STAM gene encoding signal transducing adapter molecule 1 isoform X2, translating into MVEYIIQSREKATSEMNTAEDWGLILDICDKVGQSRTGPKDCLRSIMKRVNHKDPHVAMQALTLLGACVSNCGKIFHLEVCSRDFASEVSNVLNKGHPKVCEKLKALMVEWTDEFKNDPQLSLISAMIKNLKEQGVTFPAIGSQAAEQAKASPALVAKDPGTAANKKEEEDLAKAIELSLKEQRQQQTTLSSLYPSTSSLLTNHKHEGRKVRAIYDFEAAEDNELTFKAGELITILDDSDPNWWKGETHQGIGLFPSNFVTADLSAEPEMMKVEKKTVQFSDEVQVETIEPEPEPVYIDEDKMDQLLQMLQSADPSDDQPDLPELLHLEAMCHQMGPLIDEKLEDIDRKHSELSELNVKAMEALSLYNKLMNEDPMYSMYAKLQNQQYYMQSSGVSGSQVYPGQPQSNAYLVAGSAQMGHIQGYNVPPEQLSSLSQGTVTPSASSVLPGQPAQTSYTTAMVGSVAGNTYSNQASVYSPPPATVDVAAYQNAGTNMSQVPNYNLASTPLPQTAGSQQAPPQQPQPLPPQQPQHSYSQKALL; encoded by the exons GCCTAAGGACTGTCTCCGTTCTATTATGAAGAGAGTGAACCATAAAGATCCGCATGTTGCTATGCAAGCATTAACA cttCTAGGAGCATGTGTTTCAAACTGTGGTAAAATCTTTCATTTAGAAGTCTGTTCAAGAGATTTTGCCAGTGAAGTAAGCAATGTGTTGAATAAG GGTCATCCAAAAGTTTGTGAAAAGCTGAAAGCCCTTATGGTGGAATGGACTGATGAATTCAAGAATGACCCACAGCTTAGTTTAATATCTGCTATGATAAAAAATCTTAAGGAGCAAGGAGTTACTTTTCCAGCTATTGGTTCACAG GCTGCTGAACAGGCAAAAGCAAGTCCTGCTCTAGTTGCCAAAGATCCTGGTACAGCAGCcaacaaaaaggaagaggaggatttAGCTAAAG CTATTGAACTGTCACTAAAAGAACAAAGGCAACAGCAAACAACACTTTCCAGTTTGTATCCGAGCACCTCAAGCCTTTTAACAAATCACAAACATGAGGGCCGAAAGGTTCGTGCAATCTATGATTTTGAGGCTGCTGAAGACAACGAATTAACTTTTAAAGCTGGAGAACTTATAACTATCCTTGATGACAG tgaTCCAAATTGGTGGAAAGGTGAAACTCATCAGGGTATAGGATTGTTTCCATCTAATTTTGTAACAGCTGATCTTTCTGCTGAGCCAGAAATGA TGAAAGTTGAGAAGAAAACAGTGCAGTTCAGTGATGAAGTTCAAGTAGAGACAATAGAACCTGAGCCTGAACCAGTTTATATTGATGAA GATAAAATGGACCAACTCTTGCAGATGTTACAAAGTGCGGATCCATCTGATGACCAGCCAGACCTCCCAGAATTGCTTCATCTTGAGG CAATGTGCCACCAGATGGGACCTCTCATAGATGAAAAGTTGGAAGATATAGACAG GAAACACTCAGAACTTTCAGAGCTCAATGTTAAAGCAATGGAGGCTCTTTCTTTGTATAACAAATTGATGAATGAAGACCCAATGTATTCCATGTATGCAAAACTACAAAACCAACAGTATTATATGCAGTCATCTGGTGTTTCTGGCTCTCAG GTTTATCCAGGACAACCTCAAAGTAATGCATATTTGGTGGCAGGGAGTGCACAGATGGGCCATATTCAAGGCTATAATGTTCCTCCTGAACAACTCTCTTCTCTCAGCCAAGGCACAGTTACTCCATCTGCCAGCTCAGTACTGCCTGGTCAGCCTGCACAGACGTCTTACACAAc tgcaatgGTTGGCTCTGTTGCTGGAAATACTTACTCTAACCAGGCTTCAGTGTATAGTCCACCACCTGCTACTGTTGATGTTGCTGCTTATCAGAATGCTGGAACTAATATGTCCCAGGTGCCAAACTATAACTTAGCATCTACACCTCTGCCACAAACAGCCGGCAGTCAACAAGCACCTCCACAACAACCACAGCCTCTGCCACCTCAACAACCACAGCATAGTTACTCACAGAAGGCTCTGCTATAG